The Astatotilapia calliptera chromosome 19, fAstCal1.2, whole genome shotgun sequence DNA segment ATTAGTGGAATTAGATTGTCCAGTGATTGGCTGAAAGGAAAGCAGCCGTCTCCCAGCTTTCACCATAATGGACGATGCCCACCTCCTGTTTTAGCCATTAGGCCCAGAGTGCAGGTGGATACACGATTCATACTTTAACAATGTGAACACAATCTGACCTTTTAAAATCCGATCTGTCCGGATCACGGGATCGTGAATCAGTTAAAgactgtttttaaaactaatgAAGAGTTTAATCTGTTGTTGCTTATAGAGGGGAACAACCACGAGAGCGACAAAGTGCTGGATGAAGAGCAAGAGGCAGAGGAAcaacggaggaggaggaggaaaaggaagaagaaagcaACCGTTTGTCAAGACTCTGGGAATGACGAGGCAACTCTAGGGAGCGAGTCCGGCACAGGTCAGAATCAGACGGCGGGGGATGAGGGGGCCGAGCGAATTAGCAGGAACAAGAAGCGAAAGCTGAAGAAGAAACGGCACAAACAGAAGCTGCTCTCCATGGGTCTGATGCCTCGGGCCGCTGCGCTGGAGTTCACGTATCAaaaagatggagaggaggaggaggaggaagacgagaGGAGAGCAGCTGAGGTGTCAGACTTCCTCAGGACAACGATGGAAATGTATTTGTCAGATTGTAAGTAGGGACCACTTGTACTTGCCTTCTTGGATGAAGCTCATGTTCTCAGTATTACACCTTGTAGGCATTCCTAATGCTCACGGTGATTTTAGTTTctaatgttttgtttatttggatATATTTTGGATGCTAATGTGCAAAAAACCCTACACTGCATTGTTAAATGCCCATTACTGAGAAATGAACATGTTTTCAGTGAAAATGAAAGCCTTCCATACGTGTTAGAAAAGCACTAAAAATGAGAGAAACTAGtaagttattttttaatgtaaataaagttgaagAGTCTTCTTTATATTTGGTCAGTGCATGAGTCACATTAAAGAAATAGGCATTTATTGGTCCTTTTGATGTTTTATAAAATGCTTAATTTGATGTTGAAGGCTTCTTTTTAACAGACCACTTGTCCCTCCTCAGCCTCGTCTCATGCTTCCAcgatccctgacctgtctgctaCAGTGGACGGCCTTCTGGGCGCCATAGACAGCGGAAGCAAACCTAACTCAGTCCTGAAGCAGCTGTACAGTCTCAAGACACGTGTTCAGCAAACGGATACAGAAAAGCTAGAAAAAGCtctgaaggagctctgcagcAACTCCTCCTGCATGTCTGCAGGTCAGTAAAAATTCACAAATAAAGAGCTTTTTTCCTTTGAATGACAGGCCTGTGTTTATTGTTGTGTCTCGCTGGTTCATGCATCCACGCCTACAGTAGGCTCTTCTTGCTGGAACCTGCCCCGAGCGCTTCGTCGGGCCCGTCCCAGCAGGTTAACGCTCGCCTCCCAGTGTTAGGGGGCAAACGCCGATTAGGATTGTTTGCCGGTTACCTGCCCTGACTTGTCTCATTCAGCCTTCACCTGTGCGTACCTGCCCCTGACTTACTCGAGCTGACCGTGAGTAACGAACATGTTTTAACTCGCCTCGACACTCTCAACAGTCAAAATAGCTCCTACGTCCCCCGACGCGGTTTCATCTGCCGCTGGCTGCATAATAGGATCAGCAGGGACTTTTCTGCTGTCACGCGCACAAGTGCAGGCATGTGAGAATGAGACTGAGAGACGAGCCAGGGGATTCAGGCCAATGCCATGTCGGCGGCCACAGAGTGACGCTTGTCTGCCCCTTCCCGTAACCCTGACGACGCTGTGTAAAAACCAGTTTGCTAGAGTCCACCATAGATCCTGCCGTCCCCTCTCCATACAGCTGCTCCACAGCTGCCTGAAAGCTTTTCTAACCCCCCCGTACTCCCAGCTCTCTCATAATGAGTCATGCTTCAGTTcactgttttttatttgctgCCGTTTTTAATTCCGGCGTGCCAGCAGATCGTGTTGGCGCAGACGAGTGTTTGTCGCACGTTTGATTCGGCTGCTATGGGTCAATTCCACTCAGCTTATCTGAGTGTTGGAGGCAAAGGCCCCAGCCTTTCTGCTGCATCTCGCTTCACATTTATCAGTCCCCGCAGTAtggaaatttaaaataattaaacttctTAATAACATCCACCTTGTTCAGGGAGCATTTGGTATTTTAAAGTAACCTACATTCAGTGACTTGCAGGAGCTAATCCATGTGCATGCGTGCTTTTAAAGCCCCTCAGGTGAATTCACTAAAGCTCTCCTCACTCTGTCTACCCTTGTAGTGGCAATCAATTGGCTGCAGGAGCAGCTCTAAAGCAGATTTCCCTTAAGCATATTTTGCTGCACCCTGGAGTTTCTCACAAATGACATTGGATTGACTGCTCCGCCTTTTGTATTGTCCATTTTGCTTTCTGCAaaggctaaatatattcttctaACAGTAGCGAGTAAAAGGAAAGAATTTGTCTTGTTAGGGGTTTGGATACGTACATGCGGGGGGAAGGAAGCAGATTTTGATGCATTATGCCAAAAATACACCAGCAAGTGAATCTCTTTTGTGAAAATACTGAGTGTTCCTGTGGTTTTGTGTTGTCAGCAGTAACTGAAATGTTTCGCTCTGTCTCCTTGTGTTTGTAGAGGAAACCACGGCAGTCGTTACACTCTTCCAATACTGGATCACAGACATTCTTCCCATGCAGGGAGACAAGAAGACTCGTGCTTTCTCCAACACACCCATGAGACTGCCAGTCGAACAGACGCAGAGACACTACTGAAGAATCATTTCTACCaagaattttctttttgctcatACACAGCGTTTGTAAATGATGGACTTGCTTTCAATGcatgaaatgttttattaaattctAAATATGTCAGTTTTGGTTCTGTGCCCAGTCTATTCTTACACCCCGTCTCCTCCGTTTGCAAGAGGAAAACAAAGCCGGTTAATCCTGAGCCAGACAAATCCTTCCGCCCATCGTTAGTAAGGCCAAAGTTGTCTTTATCGACCAAACTTTTACTTTCCTACGCTTGTTTAGCGTTTCTGtatgcattttaaataaaggaaACATTTTATTGGTGTTAGCCTGACAAACCCCCATCACATCTTACCCCCTAATTGCCAGAAGAGCAAATGTCAGTTCTACCTCGAGCATCAGTATTGTTTGCAGATGTTACGACATTTAAACCCAGCCCGTTAACCTAATAGCTCCTCAATTATCTCCAGTACACTCCCCACCAATCCATTACTGCTCAGCTGTGCCGTGCGCCTCTTCATATTTGCACTTCTGGATAACTACACTGAAATGATGGTCTTCAGGGCAGTTCTACTAATGGGGTGTATGCATATATTCATTATGCTGGTGAATGATAAGGGACAGTAATTAGTGCCATTACATAATCCCCAAAGCTACTCTCCTTTATCTAACTATATGCTAAATATGCCAGCACATTGTTGTTGATGGACCTTTTAAACCAGTACCACCTAGGGAGGTAGCTTAACCTTCTGCATCACAATACCTGTCTGCAGCTCAGGTAGCCTATTTTAATGCATTAACCCATCATGCAATGCCAAGGGACGAGTTCAGGAAAAGGACAAAGATTTATCTCAGCTGGACAgtgactttttgatggcatgAGGGAGAGCTGTCTGCCATGTTCCGGCTTTAGAGGAACAATTGCTCCAAACCGGGAATGCACCAGTAGACACCGACAGGTTATATCATACACTGTAATACACACCCTGAGTGTATGCGTGTATGACTGAACAATTAGCACGAGGGCTGCCATCTGTGGCCTCCATTCATGGATGGATGCACCAGGTGCTACATCCGATGGGAGCTCATGGGCTCATTATGCAGACATTAGCCAGAGGAGAGAATAAGGGCACACATGCTTAAGATAATATAACAGTGATCATTCAGAGATTAGTGCATTTCTTCAGCCATGCTTAATGGCTCCAAGGATTGCAGTCCAGACCCAAACATCTCAAAGACTGTAAGGTGGATTGTTTTTAAGTTCAGCTCAGTATAAATCCTAACATCTTTGATAATCCGCAAGGATTTCCTGCACTTCTGAAACCAGGTTACTTTTTCCACACATCgacagaaaagtttaaaattctAAAGAATTGAGAGATATCCCTGGATTCGAGACAGCGAGGCTTACCATTTGGCTATCCTCTCAAAAGTGGCCCGTGAACCAGTTGCAGACCTTTTA contains these protein-coding regions:
- the erich1 gene encoding glutamate-rich protein 1; this encodes MAHRKEVFQSKVLQKLYPAIQEVVTEQSPPHIVEALGKKKHLKSKAPGEDTASGDAVKRQSAAKPGRRMYTVLPPPADYDIHSEESVSLQQLKSINSVEEPAEGNNHESDKVLDEEQEAEEQRRRRRKRKKKATVCQDSGNDEATLGSESGTGQNQTAGDEGAERISRNKKRKLKKKRHKQKLLSMGLMPRAAALEFTYQKDGEEEEEEDERRAAEVSDFLRTTMEMYLSDSSSHASTIPDLSATVDGLLGAIDSGSKPNSVLKQLYSLKTRVQQTDTEKLEKALKELCSNSSCMSAEETTAVVTLFQYWITDILPMQGDKKTRAFSNTPMRLPVEQTQRHY